TAAAAGCTGTCACTGCACCTGAACAATACGATAAAATGGCCGAAATGATACAACAGTGGATATTTCCGCCACGCTTTGGCCATCAGCAAAAGTGGCAGCACCGTCACAGGAAGATGGCTCCACATGATACCTGCGAATAGATGAATAAATAATTATTAATAACTTAAATGCAACAAAAATGAAAACACAGAATTTAAGCAAATTGCTGCCGGCAATCGTACTGGCAATTGTAATACTCTTCACTACTGACGCATTTGCGCAACGTGGCAGAGGATATCGCGGACAAGGTGCGTGCAGGGCATTTGAAGAAATGCCAGATCGGGCAGCACAGAATCAGGGCTTTTGCATCAATCTTCCCGGCCTCACAGAGGAACAATCGGAAAAGATGGATGCCCTCAGGCTCAAAAACATAAAAGAAAACCAGGAGTTGCGAAACCAGCTCGGTGAAAAGCAAGCGCAGTTGCGTACACTTAAAACAGCCGATCAGCCTGATATGAACGCCATCAATAATACCATTGATGAAATGGCAGTTTTACGTGGCGGCATGCATAAAAATCAGGCGGCTACGCATCAGGAAATCAGAAAACTGCTTACGGAAGAACAAAAGATACTATTTGATTCGCGTGGCCCTGTAAGAAGAGGGTTTGCCTCTGCTGATATGGGCGAACCCAGAGGAAAAGGCCGTGGATACAGAGCTGATTGTCCCTATAGAAAATAATTCTCTGTTTGATTTTGGTTGGTTAAACAAAATAAGCCCGGCACTTTCGCGCCGGGCTTATTTATTTAGTGGATAGCAATTCTATAAGCGGGATTCTGTTATCCGCCCGAAGGCGGAAATTCTATCATTTATCTAGGCCTGCCGTTGCCGGGAGGCTCTTACGACCTACCCCTCAGGCCCGGGCGAGCAGCCCTTCATCCGCCGTAGCGGAATCCCTGATGTATTTGGTCTTTCAGCCCATAAGGTTTACCCCCGCAGTGTGTCGCCACACCGAGGCGTGAGCTCTTACCTCACGTTTTCACCATCGCCCGCCGTAGCT
Above is a window of Bacteroidales bacterium DNA encoding:
- a CDS encoding Spy/CpxP family protein refolding chaperone codes for the protein MKTQNLSKLLPAIVLAIVILFTTDAFAQRGRGYRGQGACRAFEEMPDRAAQNQGFCINLPGLTEEQSEKMDALRLKNIKENQELRNQLGEKQAQLRTLKTADQPDMNAINNTIDEMAVLRGGMHKNQAATHQEIRKLLTEEQKILFDSRGPVRRGFASADMGEPRGKGRGYRADCPYRK